AGGGGCAAGACCCTTTCAGAGTAAGCTCCAGACCCATATACTGTGTTCCTCCTGTATTCTTTGGATTCTAGCCATAGTATTTTTTTGCCTAAATATCAAGTTTAATTTTTAGCCTTGCCGATTATGACTGTACATGCATTCAGTTGCCCACTAATTCAGGAAACTGTATCATTTGAGGTGAAATGTTTATGACTTTGTAATCAGCGGTTATAGAAACTCCCTGAACATACATTAATGCATTTTCAGGAGTCTACAAATACATCACCGGGGCCTACTGTAAACTTAACTTGGACACCCAGCAGAGAAAGCTTCTAGTTAGCATACTTTACTGGAGTAGTATTAAGTTTTTTAAAGTCTGGTAATATAGGGTGGTAGAAAATATCTCTTTCAAAATGGAACTAGGCTGGGTCTTATGCAGAACATGGTCAAGTCCTGGGTTGCATGAAGAGGATTGCTACAAGCAtccatttccagttgcttctcccctaaaaaatgttcaggaaccaaggctTTTGGGGGGCTTTGTAGAGCAGGAAGAGAGAAAGCCAAGCTTTACTGACTAATAGAAACTCAGCTAATAGTTTTCTGACTAATAGAAACTCACTTTGCACTTCATTCTTCCATGTGCAACCGCCATGAATGTTTTTATTAACGCTCACCTTGTGAATTTGAAACAAGGACAGAATGAGAGATTACCCTAAATACGAGAGATTTAGATCAGCTCGAATATTGGTCCTTCAGGCCTGATCCAAgatgggtcacaacaggagcactaccaccatgcaaatatatggtaaactATTAAGAAattggtccccaaatgcatgtttgggttaaagttGGATCCTGAGTCTGAAATGGTTGAAGATTCACAATCTAGAAGTTTTAGGACATAAATGATGCTGTAATATGAGGCAGGGTAGGGTTCACTGGATAGTGGAAATAGTAGCACTTATCAACAGCATTTGATAGCAGTAGTATGGCACTTGGTATGGATTTATTACTTATTTCTGAACAATATCCAAAGGGGTAGATATCTTAGTTTGCTGCTACATAACAAGTCTTGTTGCACCTTAAAAATGAGCAAATTATGGCACATGCTTTTGTGGGCTCGAGACTATTTTTATATCTGAGTGACATTTTTATATTTTCACAAGACTGAAAGATTTCTACCCTATACTTGCATATGTTTAAGGGGACTCAGCCttcaaaagcttatgccatattCTATTTCCTCATCTTCAAGGTGCCAAAGACAATAACTCCAAAGAGAACCATCAGACAGAGATCCAAATAGCTACAGATGCATATATGATTAACAACCTTTCTATAGTTCCCAGAGCTGCCTGAAAAAGGTAAGAAACTCCCCTCCTGCATATAAGCGATATCTGATTTAGTGTAAAAAGCTGCAGCAAAGTGATGGAGCCATGGTGAATCCATGGAAGTGTCTGGTTATATGCATAGGGCTCTGGTTTACTAAGCTATGTATGCCCTGAGCTAAATACCCACAAGGAGGAGCTATGGGACAAACCCCTCCCATACAATCTGGAGCTTGTGGTATTACTTAAGGAGTATGGGATGAAAATGCACTGTAGCTCCAATGCTAACAGATTATCACTAGGAAAGGCCAGTACATACATTTGTGAACCAACTTTAAGAAATACTGGATGCGTTTCATTATATGGTCAAATGATGAAATGTTTATTTAGCATGTATATTTAACTTGAATTTAGCAAATAAAGCTGCAACTTTGAAACTTGCTCTGTATTATATTTGCAATTGGCATCAATCCATTCATTGTTCTACCTCACATCACTGCTGGAAAGTTTGCATTCAGTTTAGACGTTAGTAAGGcagatgtcagggaactgtccccgactcagcgcagggtggtggaagggctctcgggatgctacagagatcctcagccccacctgactaGTAGCGAAGGGAGCAGTGaagtctccagtggggaggggcaggcagctcaggagctggagagccgaggctctggggatgttggagagaccctgcactcctctcgctcaatgggcgaggagggagacacgctatttccgtcgccccaaataCGCAGGAGGGTGAaatgaaaagaggggaggcggagatttctcccggattctgcagatggttgatacagacatgaacttttgagctctgaactgtacatagtatgcacaataaagctACTAAAGAAACGgatggagttttgcctggtttctcatgagcaaccatccaaggaccttacagtaGCGTTGTTATTTTCTCCATGCAATGATCAATTTATTCACTCCAAATGTGAGATTTGAATTCCGGCTGATCATTGACTTCAGAAATCATGACAACGAGGTTTACTTAGACTACATGTAAAGCAATCTCATTAAAGCCTGAGCaagttttctcagaagtaaattccactagCGCCAGTGAAGTATAAACTGGCAACCCCATATAAACATACTTGGGAGCAAGACCCACTGAACTGAACAACACTTGTAATAAATAGAAGAtgctgacttttttaaaaaagcttgctcTTTACTAGAATAAATGAATTATTTTACATTTAGTACATTCTGAAATCACTATCTACATCACTGAAACTGAGAGACAAAAGCAACAGACAAACCTGCTTTGAGAATCAAATAATTTTTGCTGATGATCTGAAATTATATTCATTACATATGCTACATTTTAAATAATCATATACATTTTTAATCTGTAATAATTCTGTTCAGGGGTTCTCTTTAAAAATTCAATTCACAAAACACATTTAACTGCATATGATTCATTTTCACCAGTTTACCCCCACTTTCACTTGACTAAAAAAGATTTACCCTACACAAGTGTATATGCACTATACATTGTATTTTGCTTGAAATTACAGAAGTGTGCAAGCCCTAAACATTAAATCCTATTTAACATAAAACACATGACCATGAAACAacttccaggcactcacccaagCATCAAGGCCTTAAAATCTCAGTAATTCAATGAACAACTCAACGTGCATTGTAAGAATCACATTCTTACCATAATATAATATACAGTAAATAATATACTTAGGAAGTCAAATGCGGAAGATTCCCCATGATttatatatctttaaaaaaatgataccaGCCAAATTTGGTACAGTAATTCTGATTTCTACCATTCAAGAACTCTCGGTAGCATTAGATTTTATAAGAAATCGGttccacttttaaaaacacattaactTCATGTAGACAGCAAAACCTCACGGAACCTGCAGAAAGCTCCGGGGGTACGATACTGATGCATCCaaatccctcccccttttttgttgGAGGGTCCACAGGATCAAGCCCTATTTCTGTGCCAGAGCTGAACTACTGggccagtggggggtggggtggatttaaaaaaacaagatcCACACCACACATGATGAGGTTACAAAAACATTTATGGAATACTATCAAAAAGCCTCTTATTCTCACTCCATTTGTTTTCCAAATCTAGGCCTCTAAGAAGTATTTTCTGCTGCAATTTTCCCCACTCAAAATATTGTTTACATGTATAGGGAAGTCTTCTTCAACCAATATGtgttctcaacaacaacaacaaatctctctCAATCTACACTTCAGAATGAAGATTCTCAAATGCTTTTAAGTAGCTTCCCTATGGATGTTCAAGTCTTTGAAGCAACTTACCAGTTGTGGGAAAGCATCTATTTATACTGGGTGTGGAAATCTTTTCTTGAATGCTGGGCTTTGGAAGACAGTCTGGGGTCTCTTCAGtgtctccttttttcctttttgacatGCACTTTAAAGTTTCACTTTCTTTACTCCAAGGGAGTACAGACAGCATGTGGTCCCTACTTGTAGTATTCTCATTAATCTCAGCCACCCTTTTCCTCTTTTTGCTACATACTGCAGTGGTTTTACTTGACCCTTGCAACACTGGCTCAGGACTCTGTGATTTCTGCAGGCATTGAAAAGGAAGGCTAAGTATACTTTTATGCTTATTACAGTTAGAAGGTGAAAAATAATCTTCAAAAGAAGTATCTTGGTCTTTAGCATACTGAACAGGAGTGAGCACTGATTTCAAGAAGTCATTCTGAGAATCACTCTCACGTATTACCAAGGTATTCAATCCAATACTTGATCTTCTCCTCAGTTTCCTTGGCTTTCTGCCAGTGGAAGAACATTCAGCTACCAGAGAAAGACTTTGATTAAAAGAAGGTAGCTCACTTTCTGAATTTATGTGATAGTTGCTGCTACTTTCAGCAAATTCCAAGTGGTCCAGTTTTTCTGAAGACAGTCTGTAGTCATTGTGTGCCTGGAAAAGGTGACTTGCAGTCTTAGCTGTAAAGCAATCCTTCATTTCACTGTGTTTCTCTGCAGAGGACATTTCAGCTTCTGCCATTGTGGGAAGCAAGCCACCTTCCAAGCAAAACGTATTTCTTAAATGTTTGCCACTGGATTCTTTCGGAGTTGTATGTTTGGAGTCACCTGCATAAACTGGAGAACTCCCTAGCACTTCTCCAGGACCTTCAACTTCAGGCACACATTTGCTACATTCCCTTTTCAGCTTTTTGCTTTTAGAATTTCCCAACAAGTTAGTGAAACTTGAGTTTAAATGGTCACTGCTCTCTCCTACAAGCAGAAAGCAATTAACATTGCATtaaaagcagaaaacaaccaGCATCTTAATGATGATTCAAAGAAATTGGCACAACACTATTAAGTCATTTTTGCTAGAGGCTTTAATCCCCAGTGACTTCAGCTTATGTTTGGGTGGGCAAGGTTTGGTGAATATGGCCTTGTGAGCAAAATTGCACCCTTTGGCAACAAGTAACTTGTGACTGGTCAATTCCTGAGATTACTTTGTATCAGTGAAGTTTTGAACAAGGCAAGAGACTTAAAAAGTCATACTTCTATGCTTACAATTAGAAATACATGTACTAGAGCATCAAGAAACTTAGCATTTCCTCCTCATAACTGAGAAAAGTCTATTTCAACAGCTCTCTTCAGTAAAACATCCCATGCAATCCTTAACCTTTGTATGACTATAGCATCATAAACACCATGTCCACTGGTGCAAGCCTTGAAAGATGCCACATAGCCAATTTAATTCCGTATGTATTGTTAAAACATCTTATTTATAATATACTATCTAACATGAGaccatattttatatttatatttatacacaATACTAGAAGTCTTTTTACCTGATGACAATGCGCAAGCTGAACTGGTAGAAACAAGAATTGATTCATGCATTGCTGGATTAGAACTAGAGTCAGATCCCTGAGACATCTGTGAAGCTAAAAGTGCAAATAATTAGCTAAGTAACTCATAGATTCAATTTTTGTATTTCAATACATGTTAAGGTTCAGAATAGATTTATTAAATACTAATGTGTTGCTGCAGACACCATACATATACTACTATACAGTACTATATTTACAAGCCATTTAGAAATTCAAATTAGCTTTAAATATTTTAGATGTGTTAAGTGTTCAATGTTTAATAGTCATAAAGATACTGAGAGACTTGTATATCTTCAGTGAAGGATTGTTAACAGCTTAAAGGAGTTCTTAAATCTAGATCTGACAGGCAGAATATTCCCCACACTTCTACTGGTTTCTGCTTTTTGATATTGCAGAGAAGGAAAACATGAAAAGAAAATAGTCTATTTatgattaaaataaatacaaatgtgCTAGTTTAGAACAAAAAAGTAACATGTTCTTGGGTCTAGGAAAACTTTCACATCCCATCACAACATTTACCCTAAAGCTTAATGCAACGTTTCTCATACGTATTTATATTATGAGCAAATGAACAAGGCTTCAATATGTATGGGTTTAGAGAACATATGCCATGAATAAGCTGCAAAACTTAAGACATCCAACTCAGGTGTTTTACACACTATAACAAAATATATCAGTATGTTTCCAGCACTATCTGGTCTGGTTCAGGGGCAAAATACTGGCAAAATGGTGACAATGCCCAGAAAACATCAGcagtaaaaaagtaaaataattttTGCCCTTTCACAAATCAcaagaaacatagaatcataccAGTAGGGGAAAgattttctcttttctccttcaTCTCTTTTATTCTTTTCTCCATTGCACTGCACTGATACTTTATTTTACTTGCTGGGCTGTAGACTAATGAACCATCATCTTCAAATAACAAAACTGGTGCATCTGTTTCTAAAAGGCAAATTGTAAGGAGGATTCAATATTCAATGTAACAGTTTGTAAAGCTAACAATACCTTCAATAGCTACAGGTTTTGAGCAAGTTTCCAAAAACTTTCCAAGCGTATATAAACAAGTGGGAAATACAACTAGAATGCTGCAGTGTATCTTTACCTCCTAACAATATCGTTCTGGTTCATGGTTCTAGCCAATCAACTATAGCCCCCCATAGGACAGGACATTCACCCAATTCAATATTCAATTCAGTTTATTGTGGCCAAGAGATTAAAGTTGAAACATGACAGATTCAGTCACAGTCGATAAAAGAACCAAACAGATACAATACAACAGAGGCAGTCAATGTGGTGTTGTCTACAAGTTATTGGACTCCGATTCCTATAATTCctcactattggccatgctggctgaaactGATGAGAGTCCAAGAACGTATGGAGGTGTTCACATTAGCTACTATTGCActacaacaggcttcctcaaactcggccctctagatgttttgagctacaattcccatcattcctgaccactgctagctagggatcatgggagttgtaggccaaaaacatctggagggccgagtttgaggaagcctgcactacaATATAGAGATATGAGGTGGCATAAGCAACACATGCTTAGTATCCTTGGGGAAAACCACCCAAGGATTTGTCAATTAGAAAAGAAATGAGTAGTATGGCTCCTAATATAAAAGGATTGTTTGGTAAAGAGGATGCTGGAATTTATAAAGAGGACAATATGAAGAACTTTTCACTGCAAATGATGCGAAGCGAGGTGTGCCCAGTTTGGGGTGCACTTTGGGATGACAAGGAAATATGCAACAATACTTtacaaaagaagagaagagatcaGAAGACAGCGTGGACTGACTTTTGGGCTCAGGAGTTTGGGAGGGTTGGTGTGGGTTAAAAAGGACAAATGTTATTTCTCTCTCTATAACTGGTCAAGACGGATGGACTGGATATTGGTGACAATGTGGGAATGTTAAGAATTATTAGCTAAAATTTTTGAGACCGGGGGAGGGAAGGGtg
Above is a window of Lacerta agilis isolate rLacAgi1 chromosome 3, rLacAgi1.pri, whole genome shotgun sequence DNA encoding:
- the MCPH1 gene encoding microcephalin isoform X2 — its product is MLTYGHPAERKTTLKFLLNNLLIWEQKCREAGAHVDESLYPAINTNEGLPQFIKKHKCMQPKDIVRKAPENDRRLQKRIGVLTKELAIQKAATETDAPVLLFEDDGSLVYSPASKIKYQCSAMEKRIKEMKEKRENLSPTASQMSQGSDSSSNPAMHESILVSTSSACALSSGESSDHLNSSFTNLLGNSKSKKLKRECSKCVPEVEGPGEVLGSSPVYAGDSKHTTPKESSGKHLRNTFCLEGGLLPTMAEAEMSSAEKHSEMKDCFTAKTASHLFQAHNDYRLSSEKLDHLEFAESSSNYHINSESELPSFNQSLSLVAECSSTGRKPRKLRRRSSIGLNTLVIRESDSQNDFLKSVLTPVQYAKDQDTSFEDYFSPSNCNKHKSILSLPFQCLQKSQSPEPVLQGSSKTTAVCSKKRKRVAEINENTTSRDHMLSVLPWSKESETLKCMSKRKKGDTEETPDCLPKPSIQEKISTPSINRCFPTTGGDNFSMGDVKDGSCEFLCDQVNVPSEKLLSTGRLKKPSRTLVMTSMPSEKQNVVVQVVKKLGGFLFSDEVRDNTSHVIAGSSRRTLNILMGIARGCWILCYEWVLWSLEYGHWMSEEPYELSVDFPAAPICRFQRYLPNREVHQKLFSNHPAMFISPASQPPRKKLCELVQLCGGKVCKTPRQAKICIGECRVRKYMDIQCLSEKWILDSITQNKICPPENYKFRSKF
- the MCPH1 gene encoding microcephalin isoform X1, which codes for MDVTDGPPLCARPVLTGVVAYVDVWSSSRTENYSKIFTQQLIDMGAKVSKTFNKQVTHVIFKEGRSSTWNRAQKASIKLVSVLWVEKCREAGAHVDESLYPAINTNEGLPQFIKKHKCMQPKDIVRKAPENDRRLQKRIGVLTKELAIQKAATETDAPVLLFEDDGSLVYSPASKIKYQCSAMEKRIKEMKEKRENLSPTASQMSQGSDSSSNPAMHESILVSTSSACALSSGESSDHLNSSFTNLLGNSKSKKLKRECSKCVPEVEGPGEVLGSSPVYAGDSKHTTPKESSGKHLRNTFCLEGGLLPTMAEAEMSSAEKHSEMKDCFTAKTASHLFQAHNDYRLSSEKLDHLEFAESSSNYHINSESELPSFNQSLSLVAECSSTGRKPRKLRRRSSIGLNTLVIRESDSQNDFLKSVLTPVQYAKDQDTSFEDYFSPSNCNKHKSILSLPFQCLQKSQSPEPVLQGSSKTTAVCSKKRKRVAEINENTTSRDHMLSVLPWSKESETLKCMSKRKKGDTEETPDCLPKPSIQEKISTPSINRCFPTTGGDNFSMGDVKDGSCEFLCDQVNVPSEKLLSTGRLKKPSRTLVMTSMPSEKQNVVVQVVKKLGGFLFSDEVRDNTSHVIAGSSRRTLNILMGIARGCWILCYEWVLWSLEYGHWMSEEPYELSVDFPAAPICRFQRYLPNREVHQKLFSNHPAMFISPASQPPRKKLCELVQLCGGKVCKTPRQAKICIGECRVRKYMDIQCLSEKWILDSITQNKICPPENYKFRSKF